The genomic stretch taaatattatggtttaaaatgaagaaagaaTACCTAAACgccttttttttttctttgtatAATTTGGAGTCTTTATCTATTATATTCCAATTTAAAATGAGGTAAAGTAAACGAATAAATGGAATTTCAACATTgttaatttgattatttaatctataaatattcgcattcttttttatatattaaaaaaaaatgcatgTATTACTGACTAGTTAAATACAGCTATGCATGTCTTGTCTGCAgctaaaatataaaaaagaataaaaatagaaaaaaattgattatcAGGACTGGACCataatttaaatacaaatttcaaagatataataaatttttgtaAGTTATTATGTGAGTATTTTAGTAAAATGTTAATGAATGGATATGAAAGAAGAGTATTTGTGGAGTCTAAAGAGTGTGAGGCTGGTATAAGGTTTCTTAAAAGATTATCAAAAGAGTTAGAAAGGCAAAATGGAAAcaataagaataataaagaagGGATAATCTTAGCAATGGCTGGAATTTTGGAAAGAAATAGACAAAGATTAATAAGAGAAACTAGAGATCAAttgttaaatttaaaaacaaGAATAATATGCGAAGatgaaatagaagaaattcaaagaaaagatatagaaaaaagtagaaagaaaatgaatgTAGAAGAGggaaatagaaaaattaagaaaagtattcttaaagaagaaaaaaaaaaggaaataaaagagggaataaataaatcaaaattagtATTTGGGGAATtagatgaagaaaaaaaccGTGAAGATAGATTTATAATTAAGATAGAAAATGGGAGGAATGAAACAGGATCTTGGGAAGATCCTATTCCTAGTAATAATGGCGTTCCATATGATCATTTTGAAAGAAGGATATATGATAAATATGTTGACTATTGGAGGAATTCCAAGCTATCAGTACCGTTTTCAACATGGATTAGCGGAGAAAAAATGGATAGAAAAAGATCATCATCAATCATGTCCTTTGAGTTGATTGAAGAGAATAGCAGCATAAGTTGTAAAAGTATTCAAGAAGCAATATATAGAATAAGAAGATTTGAACAAGATTTTCAGGCAATTCCAAAAGAGATAATTTTTCCACTCATAGAAAAaggaatattaataaataattccaaaaatacATTGGATAATTTCTCTGGAAATACTTGgaaagataataattataatcatttagaatttaatagagcaaaaataaaaaatcaagatATCATTGAAAAGAATCAACTAAATTTACAATCTTCATTTAAAGTACCTCAAAGTTTGTTTTTTTCAATGGTAATAAGTGATCATGAGAATATGATTCATAGTAAATTAAGTAAAACTGGAATAATAACTAATGAACAAATTAAAGGAAATGATAAAAAGATGACTAATTTAgttattaacaataatgattctttattagaaaaagataatattaataaaaaacaaTGTAATTGTGActtttataaattaagaCAAAAGtttattgaagaatataatttatatgaACTTATTGGgtcaaattcaaatcttGAAAAATTAGATCAATCAATGGAAAGTAATTTGAGATTATGGATGGGTGCTTATTATTTACCACGTAATGATAAAAGGGCTCGAGGTGGAGAAGATGGATGGTTTTTATCTGAAGATTTACAAAGTATGGGAGTAGCTGATGGAGTTGGAGAATGGGAAGATTTATCAGGAAAAAGTGCCCGtgtattttcaaattctataatgaaaaattcaCTTCAATATATCAAAAGTAATAGAGATCGAAGTTTAGAGAAGCCTTCTATATTAGCAAAAGATTCATTAAAAGTAGGTCTTGATCATTGTGAAAAAAGTGGTGTACATGGCGCAAGTACTGCACTTGTAGCTTGTTTTGATCATTATTCTGGAAATATTGGATTTGCTAATATGGGAGATAGTGGAGCACTTGTTCTAAGAAGATTACAATTTGATACTGGTAAGTTGGAGATTGTTAGAAGGGTTAAAGAAATGCAACATGAATTTAACTGTCCATATCAATTTGCAAATCTACCTCCTGAACATGAATGGgatgaattaattgaaaaaggTTTTCATGATATTGTAAGACTTGCAAagattgaaaaaaaaaacaaagaagattcaaatattatggatgataaatattcaatgCAGTTAGCTTGTGATGATCCTGAGTTATCTCAATTATTAGAAGTTCCATTAAAAGAAGGTGATATGGTTATTCTTGGCACTGATGGtctttttgataatttatttgattttgaaattacCAGCATTTCTGGtttatcattttctccTATTGAATCAAAACTTTTTTATAACTGTCTAGATTATACTACTACTCCAATGGTAATAGCAAAATCAATTGCTTTATCAGCATATTACAAATCACTTGATCCATTTTCCAAAACTCCTTTTGCAAATCAGGCGAAAAGATTTTATAGTGGTGGTAAAAACTCTCTTTTTGAAAGCCAATCTTTTTCTGGGGGTAAAGAAGATGATATTTCTGTTCTGGTTGCTTGGGTTGTACATAAAGATGATTTTGAAACTTTAACTAAAAATTCACCTCATTATTGcgatatttcaaaaaagttataaagtaatataatataatgcTCCGATATTTTACAcaaaattatattgaatatataattattaaagaatagaATAGTTAGTGTTAGTAAATAGTGATAAATAATAGTTTTATATTatgtaaataaaaaacTAATAATGCAacagtttttttttaactatta from Cryptosporidium parvum Iowa II chromosome 8, whole genome shotgun sequence encodes the following:
- a CDS encoding PP2C like protein phosphatase, which translates into the protein MLMNGYERRVFVESKECEAGIRFLKRLSKELERQNGNNKNNKEGIILAMAGILERNRQRLIRETRDQLLNLKTRIICEDEIEEIQRKDIEKSRKKMNVEEGNRKIKKSILKEEKKKEIKEGINKSKLVFGELDEEKNREDRFIIKIENGRNETGSWEDPIPSNNGVPYDHFERRIYDKYVDYWRNSKLSVPFSTWISGEKMDRKRSSSIMSFELIEENSSISCKSIQEAIYRIRRFEQDFQAIPKEIIFPLIEKGILINNSKNTLDNFSGNTWKDNNYNHLEFNRAKIKNQDIIEKNQLNLQSSFKVPQSLFFSMVISDHENMIHSKLSKTGIITNEQIKGNDKKMTNLVINNNDSLLEKDNINKKQCNCDFYKLRQKFIEEYNLYELIGSNSNLEKLDQSMESNLRLWMGAYYLPRNDKRARGGEDGWFLSEDLQSMGVADGVGEWEDLSGKSARVFSNSIMKNSLQYIKSNRDRSLEKPSILAKDSLKVGLDHCEKSGVHGASTALVACFDHYSGNIGFANMGDSGALVLRRLQFDTGKLEIVRRVKEMQHEFNCPYQFANLPPEHEWDELIEKGFHDIVRLAKIEKKNKEDSNIMDDKYSMQLACDDPELSQLLEVPLKEGDMVILGTDGLFDNLFDFEITSISGLSFSPIESKLFYNCLDYTTTPMVIAKSIALSAYYKSLDPFSKTPFANQAKRFYSGGKNSLFESQSFSGGKEDDISVLVAWVVHKDDFETLTKNSPHYCDISKKL